A single region of the Sylvia atricapilla isolate bSylAtr1 unplaced genomic scaffold, bSylAtr1.pri scaffold_69_arrow_ctg1, whole genome shotgun sequence genome encodes:
- the CBX1 gene encoding chromobox protein homolog 1, translating into MGKKQNKKKVEEVLEEEEEEYVVEKVLDRRVVKGKVEYLLKWKGFSDEDNTWEPEENLDCPDLIAEFLQSQKTAHESEKSEGSKRKAESDTEDKGEESKPKKKKEESEKPRGFARGFEPERIIGATDSSGELMFLMKWKNSDEADLVPAKEANIKCPQVVISFYEERLTWHSYPSEDDDKKEDKN; encoded by the exons ATGGGAAAGAAGCAGAACAAGAAGAAGGtggaggaggtgctggaggaggaggaggaggagtacGTGGTGGAGAAGGTGCTGGACCGGCGCGTGGTGAAAGGGAAAGTGGAATATCTGCTCAAGTGGAAAGGATTCTCCGA CGAGGACAACACGTGGGAGCCCGAGGAGAACCTGGACTGCCCGGATCTGATCGCGGAATTCCTGCAATCCCAGAAAACCGCCCACGAGAGCGAGAAGTCCGAGGGCAGCAAGCGCAAGGCCGAGTCGGACACGGAGGACAAAGGGGAGGAGagcaaaccaaagaaaaagaaggaggag TCGGAGAAACCGCGAGGCTTCGCCCGGGGCTTCGAGCCGGAGCGGATCATCGGGGCCACGGACTCCAGCGGGGAGCTGATGTTCCTGATGAAGTG GAAGAACTCGGACGAAGCCGACCTGGTGCCCGCCAAGGAGGCCAACATCAAGTGCCCGCAGGTGGTGATCTCCTTCTACGAGGAGCGGTTGACATGGCACTCGTACCCCTCAGAGGACGATGACAAGAAAGAGGACAAGAACTAA